From Solibaculum mannosilyticum:
GCCAGTACGGGTCTGGATCTCCTTGGCGATTTCAGAAACATTGCCAACGCCTTCGGCCACCACGACCACAAAATGCTGTTTACCAGCTCTCTGGTTTTCCACCATGCGGTCGATGACATCCTTCTGCAAATCAAACGGGGCTTCCGGCACTAAGATGGAAGTCGCTCCTACGGCAATGCCACAGCGCAGAGCCAACCAGCCGGCACGGCGGCCCATGACTTCTACCACGCTGCAACGATCGTGGGATTGGGATGTATCGCGCAGACGGTCTACAGCTTCCATAGCGGTATTCATAGCAGTGTCAAAGCCGATGGTATAATCACTGCAAGCGATGTCGTTATCGATCGTGCCGGGGATGCCGACACAGTTGTAACCGCGTTCAGAAAGGTCGCGGGCACCACGGAACGAGCCGTCACCGCCGATGACTACGACACCCAGGATATTGTGGGCGCGACAGACCTGAATAGCCTTCTGCATGCCGGCCTCTGTATTAAACTCAGGGGAACGAGCCGTATACAAAACGGTGCCGCCGCGATGAATGATGCCAGATACACTGCGCAAATTCATCTCCACCAAGTCGCCCTTGATGAGGCCATTGTAACCTCTCCGGACGCCCAACACGCGGAATCCCTTAAAGATACCGGCGCGCACAACGGCGCGGATAGCGGCGTTCATACCAGGGGCGTCTCCTCCGCTGGTAAGCACTGCAATTGTTTTTTCCTCCATAATCGTTACTCCCTTCCAGGATCATTTTCCTACAATAGCTTTTTTCATTATACAACAAATCGTCGCGTTATACAACGGATACATATATGGATTTTTGTTGCATTTACATGGACACAACTTGTATCCTCGCCTTCGACCCATTTCTTTCTTTTATTCTATTTTAATACCACATTGTTTTTTCCCAGAATATGGTATACTTCCTGCAACATCGGCTCGTTGACGTCCACCCAGGACGTCCGGGGAGCCAACACGGTTTTTCCCGTATCTGCAAAATGAAGATACAACGGAACGCCTCCATCAAACAGGGATGCAATATCCATCACCCGTCTAAAATGATCACCGTCCTTGGTGGGGAGACGCAGATACAAGCCTGTCCGGGCCTGTTTGACGGCTGGACGTGGAATCGTATTATCTTCACTCTGTCCTTCCATCTCCGCCTCGGACAAGGGCACTACCCGTTCACAAATAATTTTGGGATCCTCATCCTCACGGGCGCTGATCTTGCCGTGGATGACCATCACCTGGCCGTCCTGCAACTGCTGGCCGAACTCCATAAGCGTCCGGGGAAAGACCAGCATTTCAATGGCGCCGTACATATCCTCCAGATTGACAAAAGCCATAGTAGAATTGTTGCGGGTCGTCTTGAGACGGACCGAATCCAGCAACGCCAACAGCTTTACTTCGCTTCCATCTTGATATAAGCTACCCGATTCCCCTGCCTGCTCCACAATATCGCCGATACGGGCGGCTCCTAATTTTTCCGCCGTCTGGGCGTATTCCGCCATGGGATGTCCGGAAAGATAAAGCCCTGTGGTCTCCTTTTCCAATGTGAGCAAATCGGCGATGGACATTTCCTCCATAACAGGCAGTTCTGGCCCATCGTCACTGATTTCCTCCGACAAATCAAAAAGACCCATCTGTCCGTCTACATTGCGGCGGCGGGACGCCTCCAAGCTGTCCAGCATCTTGTCCACCGACGAGAGCATCTGCCGGCGGTTGGCTCCAAGACCGTCCAGTGCGCCGCATTTGATCAGGCTTTCAATGGTCCGGCGGTTGAGATCCTTCCCTTGCATGCGCTTGCAGAAGTCGTAGAAGGAGGTAAAGGGTCCTCCAGCATCCCGTTCGGCCAGCAAATTGCGGATGAATCCCCGTCCCAAATTGCGCACCGCCAGGAGTCCAAATCGGATCTCCTTGCCGGTGACGGTGAACCCTTCAAAGCTCAGGTTAACCGACGGCGGTTCCACCTTGATGCCAAGCTTTTGGCACTCCACAATGTAGCCCGACACCTTGGTGGCCGAGTCCAAGACGCTGGTAAGCAGCGCCGCCATAAATTCCCGAGGATGGTGGCACTTCATGTAAGCCGTCTGGTAAGATACGGTGGCATAGGCGGCGGCATGGGATTTGTTAAAGGCATACGACGCAAAGGATGACATCTCGTCAAAGATGGTGTTGGCCGTCTGTTCATCCACGCCGCGGCGGATACATCCCTCACACTCCAATGTGCCGTCTTCTCTCTCCAAACCGTAGATGAAGTTTTTGCGTTCCTTCTCCATGACATCGTGCTTTTTCTTGGACATGGCACGGCGAACGATGTCGGCTCGGCCGTAAGAGTATCCCGCCAAGCTGCGGAACACCTGCATGACCTGTTCCTGATA
This genomic window contains:
- the pfkA gene encoding 6-phosphofructokinase, whose amino-acid sequence is MEEKTIAVLTSGGDAPGMNAAIRAVVRAGIFKGFRVLGVRRGYNGLIKGDLVEMNLRSVSGIIHRGGTVLYTARSPEFNTEAGMQKAIQVCRAHNILGVVVIGGDGSFRGARDLSERGYNCVGIPGTIDNDIACSDYTIGFDTAMNTAMEAVDRLRDTSQSHDRCSVVEVMGRRAGWLALRCGIAVGATSILVPEAPFDLQKDVIDRMVENQRAGKQHFVVVVAEGVGNVSEIAKEIQTRTGIESRATVLGHIQRGGSPTVTDRVVASQMGYHAVELLSKGIGNRVVAMKADKVVDYNISEALQMKKPFDFNLYQIAHDISI